GTGACCACGGGTGAAACCCTGTGTGATCCCGCCGCCGTGGTGACGCTGGAGCGCATGGTGTTCCCCGAGCCTGTGATCCGTCAGGCTGTGGAACCCAAGTCCAAGGCCGACCAGGAAAAGATGGGCATCGCCCTGTCGCGCCTGGCTGCAGAAGATCCATCGTTCCGCGTGCAGACCGACGAAGAATCCGGCCAGACCATCATCGGTGGTATGGGCGAGCTGCACCTCGAAATCATCGTGGACCGCATGAAGCGTGAATTCGGCGTGGAAGCCAACGTGGGCAAGCCCCAGGTGGCCTACCGCGAAACCATCCGCAAGACGGTGGAAGAAGCCGAAGGCAAGTTCGTGCGCCAGTCCGGTGGTAAGGGTCAGTATGGTCACGTCGTGCTCAAGATCGAACCCAACGAAGCCGGCAAGGGCATCGAGTTCGTGGACGCGATCAAGGGCGGTGTGGTGCCTCGCGAATTCATCCCAGCGGTGGAAAAGGGTATCAACGAAGCCGTGACGCAAGGCGTGCTGGCTGGTTACCCCGTGGTGGACGTCAAGGTCACGCTGCACTTCGGTTCGTACCACGATGTGGACTCGAACGAACTGGCGTTCAAGATGGCTGCCATCTTCGGCTTCAAGGAAGGTTGCAAGAAGGCCGGTCCGGTCATTCTGGAACCCATGATGGCCGTGGAAGTGGAAACGCCTGAAGACTACGCCGGTAACGTGATGGGTGACCTGTCCAGCCGTCGCGGCATGGTGCAAGGCATGGACGACATGGTCGGTGGCGGCAAGGCCATCAAGGCTGAAGTGCCCCTGTCCGAAATGTTCGGCTACTCCACGACCCTGCGCTCCATGTCGCAAGGTCGCGCCACCTACACGATGGAATTCAAGCACTACAGCGAAGCACCTCGCAACGTGTCTGAAGCCATCATGGCAGCACGCGCCAAGTAATTAAGCATTTCGCCCGGGCCGTTTTGGTCCGGGCTTTGTTTTGTCTGCGATCCGGTGCCACTCTGTTCCCTGTGCGGAGTGAATCAGCAACCAGATGCAGACGTAAAACCACTACACAGGGATTGCTCTTTGGAGAATTGAAATGGCAAAAGGTAAGTTTGAACGCACCAAGCCCCACGTGAACGTGGGCACGATCGGTCACGTGGACCATGGCAAGACGACGCTGACGGCGGCTATCGCCACGGTGCTGTCCTCCAAGTTCGGCGGCGAAGCCAAGGCCTACGACCAGATCGACGCTGCGCCCGAAGAAAAGGCCCGCGGTATCACGATCAACACCGCCCACGTGGAATACGAAACGGCCAACCGCCACTACGCCCACGTGGACTGCCCCGGCCACGCCGACTATGTGAAGAACATGATCACCGGCGCTGCCCAGATGGACGGCGCTATCCTGGTTTGCTCCGCTGCTGACGGCCCCATGCCCCAGACCCGCGAGCACATCCTGCTGGCCCGCCAAGTGGGCGTGCCTTACATCATCGTGTTCCTGAACAAGTGCGACATGGTGGACGACGAAGAACTTCTGGAACTCGTCGAAATGGAAGTGCGCGAACTCCTGGACAAGTACGACTTCCCAGGCGACGACACCCCCATCATCCGTGGCTCCGCCAAGCTCGCCCTGGAAGGCGACAAGGGCAAGCTGGGTGAAGAAGCCATCATGAAGCTGGCCGAAGCCCTGGACACCTACATCCCCACGCCTGAGCGCGCTGTGGACGGCGCCTTCCTGATGCCTGTGGAAGACGTGTTCTCCATCTCCGGCCGCGGCACCGTGGTGACCGGTCGCGTGGAACGCGGCATCATCAAGGTCGGCGAAGAAATCGAAATCGTGGGTATCCGCGACACGCAAAAGACCACCTGCACCGGCGTGGAAATGTTCCGCAAGCTGCTGGACCAAGGCCAAGCTGGCGACAACGTCGGCCTGCTGCTGCGCGGTACCAAGCGCGAAGACGTGGAGCGCGGCCAAGTGCTGTGCAAGCCCGGCTCGATCAAGCCCCACACCCACTTCACGGCTGAGGTGTATGTGCTGAGCAAGGACGAAGGCGGCCGCCACACTCCTTTCTTCAACAACTACCGTCCCCAGTTCTACTTCCGCACGACCGACGTGACTGGCGCCATCGAGCTGCCAGCCGACAAGGAAATGGTTATGCCTGGTGACAACGTGTCGATCACTGTGAAGCTGATCAACCCCATCGCCATGGAAGAAGGTCTGCGCTTCGCTATCCGCGAAGGCGGCCGCACCGTGGGCGCTGGCGTCGTGGCCAAGATCATTGCTTAATCATAAGCAGAAAAGGAACTTGCCATGTCCAAGCAAAAAATCCGCATCCGCCTGAAGGCGTTTGACTACAAGCTGATCGACCAGTCCGCTGCCGAGATCGTTGACACCGCCAAGCGCACCGGCGCCATCGTCAAGGGTCCCGTGCCCCTGCCGACGCGCATGAAGCGTTTCGACATCCTGCGTTCGCCCCACGTCAACAAGACCAGCCGCGACCAGCTCGAAATCCGCACGCACCAGCGTCTGATGGACATCGTGGACCCTACGGACAAGACCGTGGACGCCCTGATGAAGCTCGACCTGCCCGCTGGCGTGGACGTCGAAATCAAGCTGCAGTGATGTAGCCGTAGCTGCTGCAAGGCGGGCTCCTCCGCCTTGTGGTGACTGACATAACGCGAACTTGCTTGAAAAAGCGGTTCGCGTTATACTTTAGGGCTTCGCCTAATTTGCGTGCGTTTTCGCGCGTCGGTGGGTGGAGTTTTAATAACCCTCTTTCATGCACGCGAGTGCAACGCCGTGGCCAATTGAAGTTGCGGCGGTGGAAGTTTTGGAGAAACAAATGAGTCTGAGCAACTCCCTCGGGTTGCTGGGTCGCAAAGTGGGCATGATGCGTCTGTTCACCGATGATGGGGACGCAGTGCCTGTCACGGTGGTGGATGTGTCCAACAACCGCGTTACCCAGGTCAAAACCCAAGAGAACGATGGCTACGTGGCCCTGCAGGTCACGTTCGGTTCGCGCAAAGCATCGCGCGTGACCAAGCCAGAAGCCGGCCACCTTGCTAAGGCAGGTGTGGAAGCCGGTGAAATCATCCAGGAATTCCGCG
Above is a window of Acidovorax sp. KKS102 DNA encoding:
- the rpsJ gene encoding 30S ribosomal protein S10, whose product is MSKQKIRIRLKAFDYKLIDQSAAEIVDTAKRTGAIVKGPVPLPTRMKRFDILRSPHVNKTSRDQLEIRTHQRLMDIVDPTDKTVDALMKLDLPAGVDVEIKLQ
- the tuf gene encoding elongation factor Tu gives rise to the protein MAKGKFERTKPHVNVGTIGHVDHGKTTLTAAIATVLSSKFGGEAKAYDQIDAAPEEKARGITINTAHVEYETANRHYAHVDCPGHADYVKNMITGAAQMDGAILVCSAADGPMPQTREHILLARQVGVPYIIVFLNKCDMVDDEELLELVEMEVRELLDKYDFPGDDTPIIRGSAKLALEGDKGKLGEEAIMKLAEALDTYIPTPERAVDGAFLMPVEDVFSISGRGTVVTGRVERGIIKVGEEIEIVGIRDTQKTTCTGVEMFRKLLDQGQAGDNVGLLLRGTKREDVERGQVLCKPGSIKPHTHFTAEVYVLSKDEGGRHTPFFNNYRPQFYFRTTDVTGAIELPADKEMVMPGDNVSITVKLINPIAMEEGLRFAIREGGRTVGAGVVAKIIA